The DNA segment cAAGGTGTGACACTGCAGctggatttttaaaagaccttCAGAAGGCAAAATGCCAGGTATTCCGCAAACTCCCTGCTTTAAACAGGTTTTCCGTTTCATGGCTCCTGTTTGCTGTGGGGAATCCCAGTTCGCTCAGTTAAAGCAAGGGCTTTAAGCTTCTTGAAGTGTATTTCCTACTCCTTAAGGCTCTGGGTTTACTGGGGCCACAGGCCTTTGTCATTCTGAGCGGGGGCATGTTGCGGGCATGTCTGCACTCTACCAAAACTCCGGAGAATGTGCTTGAAGACCAAGGCAAAGAGTGGGAACTGGCCTTCACAGTGTATCTGCTGGGTTCTCTCCCCGCCCAGAGCCCTATGAAGGAAGAGCTACTATGGTCTGCATTTGCCACGCTGGGGAATCCAAGCCCCGACGGGTTACCTGTCCCCAGGCCTGCGGCCTCTCCACCAGTACACCCCATCTGCTCTGAACTATGTAGGTCTTGCTGGGGAGGGAGGCCCTCTGGGGCACCCTGCTACTCACCACCAGGTCCCTGGGCCACCACCTCCTTGCTGCAAATTGCCccaggtttgttttctttggctccCTCATTAATGAGTTCCACAGGACAATGCTAAGTCTAGTTAGGCGGCCTTAATTGGTTTAGTTACAACAagttaattccttttttcttctctcggAGGCCTTTTTGTTTAAAGACATTTTAGCTGGAAGATGCTAATTATCAATGAGGAGAAAGTGACACCTGAAGAGTTCATTTTCCATCTTGGTCCTTGGGGTCTCCTTTGAActccccctccccggccctcTTTCCCACTTCATCACTTCTCCCCCACCATCATAAAACGGAGCTCTGCCCTGGGCTGGCGGCAGAACTTTCTTTCTCACTTGCCAGGGAGCCGTTCTCTCTGCAGCTGTCCCCCCCGGCATGGACAACCTGCGTGAGACCTTCCTCGGCCTCGAAGAGGGCTTGGGCCCCTCCGACAGCCCCGGCCTGCCTGTCCTCCTGGGACTGGAACAACAGGGCAGGGCCCTTTGAGTTGAACCAGGCCTCCCCCACCCAGAGCCTGTCTCCGGCTCCGTCGCTGGagtcctcttcttcttctcctagACCGGCTGTGGCTGGGCTGCCCTGTGGGCACGGAGGTGCCACCAGTGGGGGCTAGTGGGGGGTTGCGGTGGCCGTGGGACCGGTGGCCTGGTGGAGGTGGACTACAATATGTTAGCCTTCCAGCCTGCCTATCTGCAGGGTGCGGGGGGCCCCAAGGCCCAGAAGGGTGCCAAAGTCAGGATGTCTGTGCAGCGGAGACGGAAGGCcagcgagagggagaagctccgGATGAGGACCTTGGCCGATGCCCTGCACACCCTCCCGGAATTACTTGCCCCCTATGTACAGCCAGAGAGGCCAGCCGCTCACCAAGATCCAGACGCTGAAGTACACCATCAAGTACATCGGAGAGCTCACCGATCTCCTCAACGGCGGGAGGGAGCCTCGGCCCCAGAGCACCTGAGCTCTGCCCCGGGGACCCCGACCCATCCCAGCCCCTGCACAAGAGGGGGCGGGCAGGAGAGCTTTAAAGACCTGGACTAGCTCACGGAACACCGGCacataggtgttttttttttttttttaatatagtaagcATGGTGACTTTGTTGTCTGCAAAGTTGTGAGGGAATTCCCACTGGACTTGTTGGAGCCACCAGAACACTTAACAGCCAGACAAGCAGGTATTTTGCTTCCAGTTTTCCCACGGTTGCTCAGGAGATGAGCCCCTAGCAAAGAGACCCTTTACTTGACCCTTCTCTGCCGGTCCCAGGTATTTTAAAGGGTCAATGATTTGCAATGCACTGTGTCAAGAATGTAAAATTGTCACAATTAATCTCTATTTCAGTGGTGGGAGCTCCCTTTCTGTGGCTAACTCATCCCATATTTTGTATAGCATCCAGCGTGACTTCTGGATTCTTATTTAGAAAGTTTTGTATCGAGTAAAGGGCTAGagcatttctggttttattttgtttgtgtgcttgtgtgtgtgtgtgtgtgtgtgtgtgtgtgtgcgcttcGAGTGCTTGTGTGTGTTTGACTATAAACATGCCTTTTCTTTTGCAGGAACCCAAATCACATAGACGCAGAAGGAATTAGCATCATGGTAAATAGCGAAGCCCAGGCAGACAGGCTACGTTGAGATACAGTGAAGTGAAGGGGAGTGCCTCTTCTCTTGATGCAGGGGACAGGAGGCTGCACGCTGGGTGCTGGGGGATGAGCAGttaggaaggaggaggaagtgggggaggactCAGCCCCACAGGGTGGGCCCGAAGCAGGGCTGGGGACAGGCACTCTATGTGCCCGTGCTGGTATGAAAATAACCTCATTGAATCCCTTCACTTGCTCATTTCTCAAATGAAGTGATTGGTTCAAAAAGTATAAGAGACTATTTTAATTCTATACATGAGCGAAAGGGTTGGGACTAACCCCAATTCAGGTCTGTCTCTAGAACCCACCCCGCAGAGGTATTAGTTCTTCCCCAcacatcctctctccctctctaccccATCACCCCACATGCACCTATACACAAACACAGGCTCCCGAGCACGGTGCTCTGACTCAGGGTGGGGGATGCACACTCTCAGCTTGGCCAATGTGAATGGCACAAGGCATTGAAAATGGGGCTTTGAATTAAGGTGATTCACAAAATCTTTGAATtaaggagtgtttttttttttttaaggctgcattTTTCTCCCAGTGGTTATTAaccatttgcattattttttcaataaatagtctGTTAAGGTTCCCAGTCATTTCTTTTCCTATTggtgccttttcttctttgtaatgACACATTAACAAAAGCAGTAGATGTGTTACAGTTTCATGTATAACTTCTCCACTTTTTCCCTTTGtggatacacacatatacaaataaatatagacatacatacatttaaaaatgcctttaattctgcaaattgctttttttttttttacttagcaataCATGATAAAAGTCCTTCCAATGTAACACAGATAAATCTGTGATGGAAGTACCATTATTACCTtgattttacagaggaggaaagagaagggcagGCTAGCTCTGAGGTACACATGTGTAGAGCGAAGTGGATATCAGAGGTTCAATGTGCAAAGGCACAGGTGTTgcaatatttgtttaatgagtcACCTTTTGAGTAATATTTAggtttgtttcagttttttgttaTGAAAAAATGCTGTAACAAACATCGCAGACAACTAGATTTATCCACGGATATTTTAAGTAGCCTGGAAATTTCCCGAAATGGGATTCTTGGATGAGAGtgtatgcacattttaaatttaaataaagactattAGATGACTTTTATAACAGTTTACAGTTATTTACAGTCCCTCTAATATTATGCAACTGAACCAGCTGTCCTACTGGATATGACCAAtatttaatggattaaaaaacgGTTTAGGTCACTGTtgtgttaattttaatttccccATCTATTATTTGAGAtggtgcatctttttttttttttactttatgggACTTTTGTCCATTTTGGTTCCTCTGCTGTAACTTGCctgtttatgttcttttttatttttccattgtgttacttgtctttttgttaatttgggagagttctttgtatattatgCATATTGATAATGTTTCCTCCCgatctatcatttttttaaattttttattgttatgttaatcaccatactagtgttccatgattcattgtgcataacacccagtgctccacgcagaacatgccctttttaatcaccaggctaacccatccccccaccctcctcccctctagaaccctcagtttgtttctcagagtccatcgtctctcatggtatgtctccccccctccgacttactccccttcattcttcctctcctgctatcttcttcttttttctttttttttttaacatatattgcattattttgtttcagaagtacagatctgtgattcaacagttttgcacaattcacagcgctcaccatagcacataccctacccaatgtctatcacccagccaccccatccctccccgaTCTATCATTTTTGATAGTCCTTGTTTATGGTatcatatatttatgattttgattATGGTATTTTGTGCTCTAGGAAGCCTTGCATTTTTAGACGATCAAATCTCTCCCCTTTATTGGCTtatgtgttttttccttttgcttaattTTTCCCAGTCCCGAAGCTATCCATTctgattttttcaaatattttcataattatttgtatatgtatcttttttttaaaataaatgttatgcactattttttttaagtaggctccatgctcagtgtgaacccaacacggggcttgaacccacaaccctgagatcaagaccctggatgagatcaagagtcggatgctcaactgattgagcccgAGGTGCCCCGTATGTATCTTTAATAcacctgcattttattttcatctataGTGCAAAGAAGGAATCTAACTTTATTTCTGATTAGTGTTCTTACAACTGAGGAATAAGTATATATTGTCATCAAGAGTGATGAGTTGTGGTGGGGCAGAGTTGCTAAAATGTCATTCTATGAATACAAACCTTCATCAACTCATATATTTGTTGCTGGTGCTTTACAGAAGAAACTAGAAAGTGTTGGACAGTATCAAGATTTTCTTCAAGGGACTCTGCCCTGTGCATGTATAGATATTCATGTGAGAGAGTACGTTTGTGCACATGTatctgtatgtgtatttgtgtggatgtgtgtgtggttTCATGTGTTGGGGGGGGAGGATCAGGGAAGATAGTAATATGAGGAAGGGGATGTCTAGCTTTGGTCAGGTTTTAGATTAATTGCTATTTTccttgccatttttatttatttatttattttttccttgccatTTTAAAAGATTGGGACCCAAATGCTcttggctttgattttttttcaagctcAAGCATTAAAAAGGGTTTATAAATAGCTTGGGTCATTTTGGTTGCCCTTGGGGACCGGATACTATGGATGAGTTAGAGGAGTTGCTTGTCCTCACTCTCCAAAAACCTGGAAAACCCCAGACTCACCTGCTAGCTGGGCTGGCCCTCAGGACCCCTAAGGTGTCCACGGGAGGGGAGGCATTCGGAAAATGAGGAGAAGGTGACAGCTTTGTGGGAGGGGGCCTCTGGCTCTGGGTCCTGTCAGACAGACATGAGCTCAGCATGGCGGCAGCCTGCCCCCGGCTGGCTCTGCAGCTGCAGCCCTGTCCAGGAGAGGCAGCTTTGCATCAGCATGTGACTCCGGCAGCAATCCCCAGTGAAGATGCCTCCCCTGGGGGAGGATAGGTGGACCAGGTCCCTGAATCCTCTAGGGAGCATTTAGAAGCAGCTGGCCGAGGCAAGGCGCGTAAATCAGAAGAAGTTATTTCTGGTGCTTGGACAGGGAACTGCAATTTGTGTGTGTCTACTATGTGGTGgtcagatttttatatttattatttcagtaaTCCTCCTCACACCGCCAGGAGCTGGGTAATATTGGTCCCATCTTgaggatgaggaaactaagatttGGGCTAGCTCAACAGCGCAAAGCCCCATGATTAGCCAGTGGCACATGGTTGACTAGTTAGCTGGAGAGCTCAGCTCTAAGTCCAAAGCTTGGGCCCTTCTCTGAGTCACGCAGCCTTTCCTTCTAGCTCACCCCAGGACACTGTGGGCTGGGCAGTGGAGAGCTTTCTCCGCAAAGGCTTGCTCCCCTGGTTCTCGACTGTGTCTTTGCTTCCCATCTCTTCCCTTATTTCTTTCAACCATCAGAAGCATTTCTGATGGGACTGTCATTCCTCTTGTCCTCTAAATTATTTCCCTTTGaacttctgcctcttcccccaacATTTCCTCAAAAATTCCTTTCACTTCCTTGCTGGGCACCTAGGATGAACCACCGAGGAAACCTGACTTCTGTTCATTTGTGTTCAATAAAGTGTTCCACAGTTCACACCAGGCTGaggtttctttgttcttcttgtATCTGCCACATGAGCTAATTGGGAGAGAGGCCATAGCAGGGGTAGGTGAGATCCTTTGCAAATTGACAAGTAGACGGAATGACCTTTACTTCAGGatatcaaaaaaaaacaaaaaaaaagcagcaaaagaagatGCATATGCAAGTGAGTTCGGGTGTTGTTGCCTTTAGGGTCCTGTTACAGTAGCTTAGTAGGTGCCTACTCTGAGGAGTCATTTGCTTCCTAGACACACTCCAGACTCCAGAAAGGGCTGGGCCTTGACCCCAGGCTGGCTTGGAGGCGGCCGGAGTTTGGCACTCTCCTCTTGTCCTTCTCTGGCAATCTGAGAGGGGTCtacctcaaaaaatgaaatattgaagcCAAAATGATGCCTCTTAGAGTAACTGGAAAGACTTGATCTTAATATTTTGGTTCCAGAAAGGCCCTTAAACTGTGAGAAGGAAGCAAAGAACTTCTgaggaagtggggaaaaaagacgATTATTTGTCTCTTGGGTTTGGAAACCACTGACCCTCCTTCCCTTAGCAGATTCCCCCCCCTAAGTTCTTCTGCAAATGAACTCTGTTGacttccatttttctccattaagtgaagaggggaggagggcagggctgaggccGGGGAAGCTGTAAGAAACACTCCCATGGGCTGTTCCCAGCATAGCCAACAACAGTTGTGGATTCATCATCTGAGGTGTCAGGCCCAGGGCCAAGGTCTctacatattttttctccttcGGGCTTGACAGCTAACAATAGCACATGGCTATTATTAACTCACTTTGCAAATAAAGAAACAGGGACAGAGAGGTCAAGTCACCGTGCCCAAGGTCACGTCATTGGTGCCGAGCCGAGGGTTCCACCAGCTCTGCTTGACTCATTCTTGTGGCAATTCTAAGCACCATCTGCCAGGAATGACGCAAACAAACAACAGGAAAGTCTGCATTCCGGCCTTTCCCACCAGCCCATGCTCTCGTTTGAAGAGGCTTACATTCGCATTTGCATGGTCCAAACAAACTTATTAGGATTTATATAGATCAGGGCAGAGTTTCGATGGTGATACCCTTTCTAGTCTCCTCCTACACAATGCAGAGCGTGATCCTTCTCTCTTATAAAACGGAACGTGAGAAAAGTGTGGGGCTTTCGTCACAACGTTGGGGCATTTGTATGCCTCCGGAGGTATGGTAAACTAGATTTCAAGAAATACCTATTCTTAGGGACTAAAGCTTACACActcttttccttcagtttctttgaGACACGaaataacaaaactgaaaatggcaattataatgataataacaacaaCTAATATTTGCTGTGTGCTTACTCGTGGTAAGGcgctggtttttaaaaaatttttagaaagattttgtgtatttatttgagagagagaaacagagacagaatgagtggcagggaggggcaaagggagagggaaaagccgactccccactgcggggcttgatcccaggatcccgaggtcatgaccagagctaaagtcagacacttaactgactgagccacccaggtgcccccaggcaatGTTCTAAGTACATGAAATAGCTATTTTAATGGCTCTGAGGTGAGAGATAGCTACTTGAACAACCCTATAAGGACTAAAgtgatccccattttatagactggGAAGCTGAGGCACGGAGAGGTGAAAGCTTATCTAAAATAGTGCCACCTAGCAGCGGCAGTCATGCTGCCCACTAGGCCCCTACTACCACTCCAGGCGTGTCTTCGTGTTGCTTTCCTGATTACAAAGCATTTTACTCACATGATCCTGCTTAATTCTTATGTATACCTCATTACATATGAAGTTGAATAGGGACTGTTacgtccattttacagatgaggagattaAGGCTCATCATGACGAAATAGCACAACTGTTAATAAATGACAGAGCTAGCCTCAGAATTCAAATTCTTAAACTCCTCGTCTGGTTCTTTTGGGCTAAACTCTTCAGTCTCCCGAGGATATTAGTCATGCCCCGAAGCCTGCCCCCAAAGGCATCCTCATAAAGACAGAACAACAAAATGTGCTCTATGGTACATTTCTTCTTGGTGGGTTTTGCATGCAACCTTTCTGAATTTTTAAGTCTGATCAGTGTGCACACAGGAAACAATCAACATCTGCAGGTTGGGTAGGGTGATGAAATCCTAAACCCTTGAACAGAATTTTATTCCCCTTCATAATTCAAGAATTTGCATCCCCAGGAGCTTCCCATCACTATTTTTACTGCACTTCTAATTAGCAGACATTTAAGTAACTTCAGTTTGAGGATACTAACAAGCATCATCATGTGCAAAGCCAGGGAGGCCTGTGAATGCCCCAGGATTTGGGAAGTCCGATGTGGGCTGGTTTGGCTGAAGCACAGAGTCAGTCTGGAGGTGCAGGGAGCAGAGAACCGACAGGAAAGCAGGGGGTTGGACGCTGAGGGTTAGAACATCCTTCAAGCTGTGGGGAAGCCCACTCAGCCTGAGTGAGGTCCCTCTCACTCCTGGGCTAATTTGGGTGGTTATTTCTCCAGGTCCCAGTGAAAGCACCAGgccaatggggcacctgggtggctcagttggttaaacgtgggactctgggtttcggctcaggtcatgttctcagggtcctgagatcgagccccatatggggctcagCTTGGAGTCCTCccggcccctcccctctcccccctcccctcctcccccctcccctctccccctccccctcccctcccccttttcccctcccccctctttgtggtctctctctgtctctatatctctc comes from the Zalophus californianus isolate mZalCal1 chromosome 8, mZalCal1.pri.v2, whole genome shotgun sequence genome and includes:
- the MSGN1 gene encoding LOW QUALITY PROTEIN: mesogenin-1 (The sequence of the model RefSeq protein was modified relative to this genomic sequence to represent the inferred CDS: deleted 4 bases in 3 codons), giving the protein MDNLRETFLGLEEGLGPSDSPGLLSSWDWNNRAGPFELNQASPTQSLSPAPSLESSSSSPRPAVAGLPCGHGGATSGGVGGCGGRGTGGLVEVDYNMLAFQPAYLQGAGGPKAQKGAKVRMSVQRRRKASEREKLRMRTLADALHTLRNYLPPMYSQRGQPLTKIQTLKYTIKYIGELTDLLNGGREPRPQST